GCGCTCGAGACACTCCTGCATCCCAGAGAGCACCTGATCGACGACCTCGCTGACGCGCTCGTAGGTCTCCTCGTTGCCTGCCTCGAGGCCCTGCATGATCGACTCGATTTCGGCTTCGGCCTCAGCGACCTCGGCTTCGGGACCGTTCTCGAGGAAGGCGTTCCCTTTGCGGTAGTAGCGCACGAGGTCGTACTCGATGCGGTCGCGCTCGGGATCGTCCTCGAGGTCGGACTCGTCGAAGGTTTCGTAGGCCCAGGTGAAAACAGCCATCTGCCGACCGGCATCGTTGACGTAATAGTGGCGATCAACGTCGTAACCGGCGTAGTCGAGCAGGGTCGCGACGGCGTCGCCGATGATCGGATTTCGTGCGCGCCCGACGTGGACCGGCCCCGTCGGGTTCGCGCTGGTGTGTTCGACGACGACGCTGGTGTCGCGATCCGTGAGTGCGCCGTAATCCGAAGCAGTGGCCTCCGCAAGCGTATCGGAGAGGTAGGCGTCGCTCGGCAGGAAATTCAGGTACGGCCCCTGCGTCTGGAGTTCGCCAACGTATCGAAGAGCATCGACGTCGATTTCGTCGGCGATTTCGGCTGCAACCTGTGGCGGCGCTGCGCCCGCTTCGCTCGCGAGTCGGAACGCCACGCTCGAGGCGAGGACGCTCGGAACGTCCTCGGGCGGTTCTTCGAGACCGAGATCATCCGTGGGGTACTCGAGGCTCGAGAGCGCCCCCTCGAGGGCGTCTGCGACCTCGTCGCGTAGGGAGAGGAACATACCCGCTGGTATTCAGGGGGCGACTAAAGGAATGTCGGGTTCCGCTGCAGTGTGGTCGATGGCGGACTACTCGAGCAGCCGTGTGGCGGCCAGAAGTGGAAGTGCGTAGACGACCGACAGGAGGGTTGCTGCGAGCGTAATCGGGAGCAGGTAGAGGCCGAGCAGAACTCCCCAACCGGCGTTTATTGCGATCAAGCCCACGAGCACTGTCAGTCCGAACAGCGGGAGCGCCGCGAACCCGGCGACACTGAGATACCGCTGGCGTCGGGTTGAACTCATGCCGATCACGAACAACCAACTAGTTCCGTAGGCGATGAACACCTGTGGACTCGTGAGTGGTGTCAGTATCGACGATGATCTGAACGGACTCCAGTATCGAGGAAGCACGACAACGAGGACTGCGACCGCGACGACAGCCACTGCACCCGTTCCGACGGCCGCGCCAAACGACAGTGGTTCCGACGGCCGTCTCACCGACCAGCCTCCGACGACCACTCCGGCAAGCAGTGCGACGACACCGATTGCCATCGGATCGAAGAGCTGAACGGACACCCGCGGATACATGAACAGAAACGGTATCGACCGGCTCACTCGCTGGAAAAACGGCTCGACAGCGTCGAACACACTCGAGAGTGCCAGACACGCAATGGCGACGCCGACCAACCCGATCCCCACCCGCCGCTGAGACCCAACCACCATAACTACTGACAAGTTATGTGTTTCAATAATAAGTCTTCTTCACCGACAGAAGTGCGACTGTCGGGGTGTGTCTTCCTCGAGTTCGTTCAGATCGGAAAACCGCGCAAGCGAACTCGAGGGTCGCAGGGAATCACTCGAGACAATCAGTTCGTCGAGTCCGAAAACGTCAGTTCGTCTTGGCGCTCGCGCTCGACAGCAGTCTCAGCGGTGGCTCCAGCACCGCTATCACTCGAGCGTTCCGCCTCAATCTTCTCGATCAGCAACTCCACCGCAACCTGATTCGCGCCTTCGGGGATAATCACATCTGCATTTTTTGTCGTCGGCTCGACAAAGCGCTCGTGCATCGGTTTCACCGTCTCGAGGTACTGCTCCATGACGCCCTCTAAGTCGCGTCCGCGCTCGACCACGTCGCGTTCGATTCGGCGGAGGATGCGCACGTCTGCGTCGGTCATCACGTAGAGACACAGATCAAGCATCTCGAGGATGGCATCATCGTACAGCGCGAAGATACCCTCGAGGACGATTACGTCGCTCGACTCGACGGTGACGCGGTCGTCCGTGCGGTTGTGGATCTCGAAGTCGTACTGTGGCATCTCGATTGGTTGCCCCTCGAGCAGTGTCTCGAGGTGCTCGCGCAGGAGGTCCCACTCGAACGCGTCGGGATGGTCGTAGTTGACCTGTTCTCGCTCGGTGAGTTCGAGATGCGAGAGATCCTCGTAGTAGTTATCCACTGGAATACGGGTAATGGCTTCCCCGACGTGGTCGGCGACAGTGCGGGCGACTGTTGTCTTCCCAGCACCCGTTCCCCCGGCGATTCCGATGACGAACGACGGACTACGCATCGGTCGTGAAAAACGTGGCTGCTGTCTGGAATCGGTCCTCATGCACCGGCCGGAAGCGTTCGCTCGAGGCCGCAAACTCGCTCAGTGTCCAGAATTGGGCTGCGTTCGCATCGCTGCCGGCGTTCGGTTCGCCGGTCGCGTCGGCTCGGTCGGCGACGTAGTACATTGTGACGACGTGTTTCCCGTTGTGCGGTTCCAGTGCGGTTGCATCCAGCACCTCGAGGTCCGCCGGGTCGACGGAGATACCGGATTCCTCCTCGAGTTCGCGCGCCGCGGCGACGTGTGGTTCTTCGCCGACCTCCATGTGCCCGCCGGGGAGGGTCCACTCGCCGACGCCTGGCGGGACGCCACGTTCGACACAGAGGACGGCTGGCTCCGGCCCTGAACGGTCGACGACAGCGACGCCGGTACAGGGAACTGGATTGTGCCAGATCACGCGCTCGCAGGTCGGACAGCGCTGTCGCTCGCGATCTTCGAGCGTAATCGCCTCGAGTGCGTCGCCACACTGCGGACAGTAGTCGGGTGGGCGGCTGACCATCGATCTCTACGCCCTTCTCTGGGCCGGGGGTATCAAAGCGTTTTCAATCCGCTGCCGGTCAGCGGGACGACCACGTCGTCGGTCTCGTCGATGACGCCGTCTGCGCGATACGCCTCGAGCGCGGCGGGTGCGACCGCACTCGTCGGTTCGACGTAGAATCCCTTCCGGTGGAGTCGGTCGAGCGTCGCCTCGATGGGGTCGTCGCCGAGGGAGATTGCGTCGCCGTCGGTTGTCTCGATTGCCTCGAGAATCTCGTCGCGTCGCGCGGGCGTGGCGATCTGGATGCCGTCGGCGATCTCGCTGGGTGCGGGGTCGTCACTGTTGTCGCCGCCACTGTCATCGCTGCCGGCGTCGGACTCGTCGTCGTGTTCGTCCTCGAGGGCCTCGACGATGGGGGCGTGGCCGGTCGTCTGTGCGCCAAGCAGTCGGGGCATTCCGTCGACGATTCCGGCCTCGTTGAGCAGCGAGAAGCCGCGGTAGGCACCGAGAAACAAGGTGCCGTGACCAATCGGGAGCACGACGGCATCGGGGACGGTCCACCCGCGCTGGGCGGCGATTTCGAACGCGATAGTCATCGTTCCCGCGTAGAACGCGGGGTTCCAGGCGTGGCTCGCGTACCAGCCCTCTCCCGATTCGACTGCGTCGATACAGGCGTCCGTGACGTCCTGGCGGGTTCCCTCGATCCGAACCGGGCGCGCGTCAGCGCGCTGGATCGTCATCAGTTTTGACTGTTTGACATCTGCAGGAACGTAGATATCCGCCTCGAGGCCTGCGCGTGCGGCGTAGGTCGCAATCGCCGCACCCGCGTTGCCCGACGAATCCTCGAGGATGGTGTCGACGCCGAGTTCGACCGCTCGCGAGAGCGTCGTCGTCGCACCGCGGTCTTTGAACGACCCTGTCGGAAAGACGTACTCGAGTTTGAATTGGGCGTCCCACTCGGGGGCGTCGACCAGCGGTGTAAAGCCCTCGTAGAAGGTGACGTGGGGCTCGATTGGCAGGAACTCGAAGAACGTCCAGAGGCCGTCGCTGGTGTCGAGTCGGGGCAGTGGAAGCGGATTTCCTTCGGGTAGGGGCTGCTCGACGAACTCGAGGGCACAGCCACAGACACAGCGCCAGGGTTCGTCGGGGCCGGCCGCGTACGTCCGGTCGCAGACGGGACAGTGGAGATCGCTCGGCATGTCAGTAGGAGTCGATATCGGTGCCGACGGAGCAGACGTACTCGCCGGTTGCGACCTGTGGGAGTCGGCGGGTTCGCCAGAGAATACCGTCGCTGTCGGCGGTGACCGTCGTTTTCGTCTCGCCGAAGGCCGTCGTGATTTCGAAGATGGGCTCACCATGAGCGACGCGCTCGCCGAGTTCTTTGTGCATCTCGACGAGGCCGCCATTTGGCGACCCATACTGCTCGAAACTGTTCGCGCGCGTCTGGCGCTCTAAGTCGTTGGCTTCCTCGAGGAAGTCGTAGTAGCGCAAGACGTTGAACACGCCGGAAACGCCCTTCTGAATGCTTTCATCATCCCAGCCGACGCAGCCGCCGAGTTCGGGGTCGACGGTCGGGATGCCCTCGTCGGGGGCGGCACGGGCGAGTTGGCCGTCGGGGCCTTTCTGATCTAACACGTAGCCACAGCCGAAGGCTTTCGCGAGTTCGAGGCACTCCTCGTAGAGACGATGGCGCTTGCCACAGCGGACGCGAACCTCGTTGAGCATCCGACTTGTCGAGCCCTGATGGAGGTCGAGAACGAGGTCGGCGCGTGTCGCCACGTCGAACGTTGCTGCAGCGATTCGCTCGCTCGAGGTGCCCGACTCGTTGCCCGGATATGCGCGATTCATCTTCGTGTCGTCGATGGGATTCCGGTGTTCGGCGACCTGATAGGCGTGGTAGTTGACGATGCCGACGATGAGAATCGTGCCGGTGATAGTGGCGGGGTCGAGTTGGGGCACGACGCGCTGGATAACGCCGAGTCCGTTGAGTTCGTCACCGTCACTGACAGCCTGCAGATAGAGGGTTTTCCCCGATGAGGAGCCGTTGATTACGGCAACCGGCAGGCCGAACGGGTCCCCGTCTCGAGTCTCACCGACCTCGAGACGACCCGTATCGACCTCCCCGGGTGCGGCACTCGCCGTTCCGAGCGTCGTCGTCATGTCATCCACGACGGACCGGCCGGCCTTTATTGGTTCGGTGTTTCCCGGCCGGCGGCGGGTCGAAATCGCGCGTCGGGTCGCTGGTGTTGCCCGTTGTTTCACTACAGGAACAGGTCGTAGTAGTACGGACTGATGAAGCCTTCGACCACTGCGGCAATCGCCAGCAGGATTCCGACGCCGATCAGCACCCAAAACGCACGCTCGAGGCGGTCGGCGAACGCGACGCGGCTGAGTCGTCCCTGAACGGCTCGGAACCACGCAATCCCGAGCGAGATCCCGACGACCGTTGCGATGAAAATCGCCGGAATCTCGAAGATGCCGTGGGGGATCACGAACGCCAGCAACTCGAGCGGTTCGACCTCGAGTCGAGCCATGACGCCCAGGAAGACGCCGTTGAACACCAGTGAGAAGATCGCTGGAATCGCGAGTGCAAGGCCGCCAAAAGCAGTCATCAGCGCGACCAGCCAGTTATTGCCGAAGAACTCGAGGGCTGCAGCCGGCGGCATGTGGCCCTCGAGTCGGGCCGCAATCGAGGCCTCGAGCACGCCGACATCGGTGTAGGGATCGGCGAGTCGCCAGCCGACCCAGAACGACACGAGCGCGAGGGCGACGACGATGGCGTGGGTGCCAAGCGTTCCGCGGACGAACGTGACCATTTCGGTCCAGCCGTGTCGCAGTCCTCCTGTGGTTCGTCGGCGGAGTGGCCGCTCGGCAGGCGCTGGCGGCGTCAGTCGGCCACGATACTGTACGTAGAGCGAACTCTTCAGCAGGTCAAGCGCCGGCAACAACACCAGTGCACTCAGCAACGGAATAATCGCAGTGACCTCGACGAGCGCGAGCAGGCCAGTGAGTGTCGAGATTGCGAACATCGCCCCAATCGACACCACGTAGTAGACGATAGCTCCGACGGGTTGTGCTCGGATGAACCGTCCGGCGCTCGAGACCGAGTCGAAAATCCCTGCATCGTCGACGACGACGGCGACCGGCGCGAACGCAAACAGCGCGCGGATGACTGCGAGAACGCCGACGAACACGAGCGCGACGAGCAGACCCATGAGAACGCCAACGAGCGGGTCCGCAACGGCGAGCAGTCCGACGAACAGCGTCGCGCCGATGCCGCCACCGACGAGGACGACCGCCCAGAGGAAGAACTCGAGGACGTAGAGACCGGCGATCCGAAGCCAGTACCGGCGCGCACCGGCGATTCCGGCAACGAGTCCGCGTTCGTCACGCAGCCGCCCGTAACACGCCGACAGCTGGCTGGCGGTGACGATGCCGTACAGGATGATGGCACCGAGAACGCCCACAATGACTGTCCCGACTGCAAGCACCAGTATCGGGAACGGAAACAGCAGTTCCAGTATCGGAAGTAACTGTTCGAACCAGGCCTCGAACGCATCGGGGTTCGCTTGGGGGTCCGGCATCGGGTCAACTGTCTCGAACTCGGCCAGTGCCGCCTCGAGTCGGCCGGTCGTCTCGAGGTAGTAGTAGCCGATGAACGCCGCGATAAATGGAATCACGCGGATAATGGCAGGAACGGCAGCACCGAGTACGTACAGCGGTAAGATGTCGGCCGGTCGCCGCCGGAAGACAGCGCCGACAGCTCTGACAGCAGTTGCAATCGCCATACCCGGTATTGCACCGTCTCTCAGTTAAACGAACCTATCGAAAGGGTAACTGAAACAGCTAGTTGAACGTCCGATCATCGAAGCCGTCGCCCTCCGTATCGTCCGTCTGATCTCGCGAGAGCCGTGGCGTGAAGCCGCCGGTGAGTATTACGGCGACGACAACCAGTGACGCCGACAGCACGACGTAGTTCGCGCTCGGTTCGTAGCCCGCCAGTCCCGCACCCGTCGAAATGACGAAGATTGCGACCGCGAAAACGACGATTGCGACGAGCCCGATAACGACGATACCGAGCACACTGACGAGCAGTCCGCCGAGAAGCCGACGTATCGATGGCATTGTCGTTCCTCTGTTCACAACACGAGACTGTAGTCATTGCGCAATTGCTCTGACTGTCTCAAACCGAGGGAAAACAGCGCTCGAAAGAGTCGGATCGGTTAGCTGTCCGTCCTTAGCCGAGGATGTACCGGAGTTTCGGGTAGCGCTCGATCAGTTTCTCGCCGCCGACCTCGAACTGTTCGATGTAGCGGTCGGCACCGAGGATGCGTCCAGCGCCGAGTGCGGCGATGGTCAGGAAGACCATCAGGTAGACGAAGTCGCTGTTTGCGAACCCGAGCGGGCCAGCGACGTCCCAACTGGCGAGGTAGAACATCGACATCTGCATGGCCCCGCCTAAGGCTGCGAGCCTGACGAGTCCGCCCACGAGCAGGCCCACACCGATCAGGAGCT
The Natronolimnobius baerhuensis DNA segment above includes these coding regions:
- a CDS encoding threonine synthase codes for the protein MPSDLHCPVCDRTYAAGPDEPWRCVCGCALEFVEQPLPEGNPLPLPRLDTSDGLWTFFEFLPIEPHVTFYEGFTPLVDAPEWDAQFKLEYVFPTGSFKDRGATTTLSRAVELGVDTILEDSSGNAGAAIATYAARAGLEADIYVPADVKQSKLMTIQRADARPVRIEGTRQDVTDACIDAVESGEGWYASHAWNPAFYAGTMTIAFEIAAQRGWTVPDAVVLPIGHGTLFLGAYRGFSLLNEAGIVDGMPRLLGAQTTGHAPIVEALEDEHDDESDAGSDDSGGDNSDDPAPSEIADGIQIATPARRDEILEAIETTDGDAISLGDDPIEATLDRLHRKGFYVEPTSAVAPAALEAYRADGVIDETDDVVVPLTGSGLKTL
- the udk gene encoding uridine kinase codes for the protein MRSPSFVIGIAGGTGAGKTTVARTVADHVGEAITRIPVDNYYEDLSHLELTEREQVNYDHPDAFEWDLLREHLETLLEGQPIEMPQYDFEIHNRTDDRVTVESSDVIVLEGIFALYDDAILEMLDLCLYVMTDADVRILRRIERDVVERGRDLEGVMEQYLETVKPMHERFVEPTTKNADVIIPEGANQVAVELLIEKIEAERSSDSGAGATAETAVERERQDELTFSDSTN
- a CDS encoding NUDIX hydrolase — protein: MVSRPPDYCPQCGDALEAITLEDRERQRCPTCERVIWHNPVPCTGVAVVDRSGPEPAVLCVERGVPPGVGEWTLPGGHMEVGEEPHVAAARELEEESGISVDPADLEVLDATALEPHNGKHVVTMYYVADRADATGEPNAGSDANAAQFWTLSEFAASSERFRPVHEDRFQTAATFFTTDA
- a CDS encoding succinylglutamate desuccinylase/aspartoacylase family protein — its product is MTTTLGTASAAPGEVDTGRLEVGETRDGDPFGLPVAVINGSSSGKTLYLQAVSDGDELNGLGVIQRVVPQLDPATITGTILIVGIVNYHAYQVAEHRNPIDDTKMNRAYPGNESGTSSERIAAATFDVATRADLVLDLHQGSTSRMLNEVRVRCGKRHRLYEECLELAKAFGCGYVLDQKGPDGQLARAAPDEGIPTVDPELGGCVGWDDESIQKGVSGVFNVLRYYDFLEEANDLERQTRANSFEQYGSPNGGLVEMHKELGERVAHGEPIFEITTAFGETKTTVTADSDGILWRTRRLPQVATGEYVCSVGTDIDSY
- a CDS encoding stage II sporulation protein M, with product MAIATAVRAVGAVFRRRPADILPLYVLGAAVPAIIRVIPFIAAFIGYYYLETTGRLEAALAEFETVDPMPDPQANPDAFEAWFEQLLPILELLFPFPILVLAVGTVIVGVLGAIILYGIVTASQLSACYGRLRDERGLVAGIAGARRYWLRIAGLYVLEFFLWAVVLVGGGIGATLFVGLLAVADPLVGVLMGLLVALVFVGVLAVIRALFAFAPVAVVVDDAGIFDSVSSAGRFIRAQPVGAIVYYVVSIGAMFAISTLTGLLALVEVTAIIPLLSALVLLPALDLLKSSLYVQYRGRLTPPAPAERPLRRRTTGGLRHGWTEMVTFVRGTLGTHAIVVALALVSFWVGWRLADPYTDVGVLEASIAARLEGHMPPAAALEFFGNNWLVALMTAFGGLALAIPAIFSLVFNGVFLGVMARLEVEPLELLAFVIPHGIFEIPAIFIATVVGISLGIAWFRAVQGRLSRVAFADRLERAFWVLIGVGILLAIAAVVEGFISPYYYDLFL
- a CDS encoding DoxX family membrane protein, whose protein sequence is MAAASENRLKSRYGGVTLEGEPHALSAWFVVGLRVTMGLVFLGAGLGKVTGEAFDASGYLMGASGPFAGVFESMAANPALMDMVNVIVPATQLLIGVGLLVGGLVRLAALGGAMQMSMFYLASWDVAGPLGFANSDFVYLMVFLTIAALGAGRILGADRYIEQFEVGGEKLIERYPKLRYILG